The Streptomyces camelliae genome window below encodes:
- a CDS encoding glycerol-3-phosphate dehydrogenase/oxidase, giving the protein MSDTKAGTGASLGAQRRTRELTEATDGRVVDVLVVGLGATGAGVALDAAARGLDVVAVDAHDLAFGTSRWSSKLIHGGLRYLASAQFDVAHESAVERGVLMTRTAPHLVAAQPFVLPLTPLVSRGQASLAWAGFRAGDMLRLAARTPRQVLPAPRRLTATEARHLAPSVRPAGLRGGLLSWDGRVTDDARLVTALARTAAAHGGRMLTRVRALELTGSGARIRDELTGEEGEIKARAVINASGVWAGDLVEGIRIRPSRGTHLVLRSERLGALPAGLHIPIPGETNRFVLVLPQGDGRVYVGLTDEPVEGGIPDVPEVPETDIGFLLDVLGSVLDTPVTRDEVVGAFAGLRPLLDTSGHEGGDGAPARTSDISRRHAVLTSPDGVTTIVGGKLTTYRRMAQDAVDAATAGRGLPAVPSPTASLPLVGAAAPARLRALSAPPRLVRRYGTEAASVHALAAEDPALAQPVLPGHPVTRAELLWAVRHEGALDESDLLDRRTRIGLVPEDRAEALAVAREVLEREAAVRP; this is encoded by the coding sequence ATGAGCGACACCAAGGCCGGCACCGGCGCGTCCCTCGGCGCACAGCGACGGACCCGGGAACTGACCGAGGCCACGGACGGCAGGGTGGTGGACGTCCTGGTCGTCGGCCTCGGCGCCACGGGTGCGGGAGTCGCGCTGGACGCGGCGGCCCGCGGGCTGGACGTGGTCGCGGTGGACGCCCACGACCTGGCCTTCGGCACCTCCCGCTGGAGCTCGAAGCTGATCCACGGCGGGCTGCGCTATCTGGCCTCCGCACAGTTCGACGTCGCGCACGAGAGCGCGGTCGAGCGCGGGGTGCTGATGACCCGTACGGCTCCGCACCTGGTGGCCGCCCAGCCGTTCGTCCTGCCGCTGACCCCGCTGGTGTCCCGGGGCCAGGCCTCGCTGGCGTGGGCGGGGTTCCGCGCCGGGGACATGCTGCGGCTGGCCGCCCGGACCCCGCGGCAGGTCCTGCCCGCCCCGCGTCGGCTCACGGCGACGGAGGCCCGGCATCTGGCGCCCTCGGTGCGCCCGGCCGGGCTGCGCGGCGGGCTGCTGTCCTGGGACGGCAGGGTGACCGACGACGCCCGGCTGGTCACCGCCCTGGCCCGGACGGCCGCCGCGCACGGGGGCCGGATGCTGACCCGGGTCCGCGCGCTGGAGCTGACCGGCAGCGGCGCCCGGATCCGCGACGAACTCACCGGCGAGGAGGGCGAGATCAAGGCCCGCGCCGTCATCAACGCGAGCGGGGTCTGGGCGGGCGACCTCGTCGAGGGCATCCGGATCCGGCCCTCCCGCGGCACCCATCTGGTCCTGCGCTCGGAGCGGCTCGGCGCCCTGCCGGCTGGCCTGCACATCCCGATCCCCGGCGAGACCAACCGCTTCGTGCTGGTCCTGCCCCAGGGCGACGGCCGGGTGTACGTCGGCCTCACCGACGAGCCGGTCGAGGGCGGCATCCCGGACGTCCCGGAGGTGCCCGAGACCGACATCGGCTTCCTGCTGGACGTCCTCGGCTCGGTACTGGACACTCCGGTGACCCGGGACGAGGTCGTCGGCGCCTTCGCGGGCCTGCGGCCCCTGCTGGACACGTCCGGACACGAGGGCGGCGACGGCGCTCCGGCCCGCACCTCCGACATCTCCCGCCGGCACGCGGTGCTGACGTCCCCCGACGGTGTCACGACGATCGTCGGCGGCAAGCTCACCACGTACCGGCGGATGGCGCAGGACGCCGTGGACGCCGCGACCGCCGGCCGGGGCTTGCCCGCCGTTCCCTCCCCCACCGCATCGCTGCCGCTGGTCGGCGCCGCCGCGCCCGCCCGGCTGCGCGCCCTGTCCGCACCGCCCCGCCTGGTCCGCCGCTATGGCACCGAGGCCGCGTCCGTCCACGCCCTCGCGGCCGAGGACCCCGCCCTGGCCCAGCCGGTGCTGCCGGGCCACCCGGTCACCCGGGCCGAACTGCTGTGGGCGGTCCGGCACGAGGGCGCCCTGGACGAGTCCGACCTCCTGGACCGCCGCACCCGCATCGGCCTGGTACCGGAGGACCGCGCCGAGGCGCTCGCGGTGGCCCGGGAGGTACTGGAGCGGGAAGCGGCCGTACGCCCCTGA
- a CDS encoding WGR domain-containing protein, with amino-acid sequence MSTASAVSTTYLELSQEGGGAHKFYEVTVDGLVVTVRYGRIGAAGQTQTTTFPTAEKAKAAAAKKVGEKVRKGYAPAVQGQRAPRAVTRRQVTSAPSTARAVAPVLWRFRTGSAAFGIHVDDDRAWVGNQSGDVYTLDHEGALLARFSLPDGVKCLVADDFWIYAGCDDGKVYDLSSKLPFAAYDIAADVDIFWLDIHEGILNVSDRAGRLTVIDHEDEHQWARRSQGEHAWMVRADDRAVYHGHHRGVTAYAPDGGGELWHTATKGSVLFGWQEDDAVYAGTGHRVVQRLSKATGTIEATYACDSAVYSCATSPGGRFVFAGDSASSVYCFDHNGTRLWKLGTGGGSALSMQYRDERLYLVTTDGSLVCVDASEAAISAAQQGTVPVARDVKLAAALPTYAPATAVAAVTTVTQAPAGAVVVQCVQEGGRMRVHVVSEGYDTSWNVQFPRAIREPGARYVVDALHPAAGGFYRVRGDIRRLL; translated from the coding sequence ATGTCCACGGCGTCCGCGGTGTCGACGACGTATCTGGAGCTGTCGCAGGAGGGCGGCGGTGCTCACAAGTTCTACGAGGTGACCGTCGACGGCCTGGTGGTGACGGTGCGGTACGGCAGGATCGGCGCGGCCGGGCAGACCCAGACCACGACGTTCCCGACCGCGGAGAAGGCGAAGGCCGCCGCCGCGAAGAAGGTGGGTGAGAAGGTCCGCAAGGGATACGCCCCGGCCGTCCAGGGGCAGCGTGCCCCGCGCGCGGTGACCCGGCGTCAGGTCACCTCGGCCCCGTCGACCGCGCGGGCGGTGGCGCCCGTGCTGTGGCGCTTCCGCACCGGCTCCGCCGCCTTCGGCATCCACGTCGACGACGACCGCGCTTGGGTGGGCAATCAGTCGGGTGACGTCTACACCCTGGACCACGAGGGCGCCCTGCTGGCCCGGTTCAGCCTGCCGGACGGTGTGAAGTGCCTCGTCGCCGACGACTTCTGGATCTACGCCGGCTGCGACGACGGCAAGGTCTACGACCTGTCCTCCAAGCTGCCGTTCGCCGCGTACGACATCGCCGCCGACGTCGACATCTTCTGGCTGGACATCCACGAGGGCATCCTCAACGTCTCCGACCGCGCGGGCCGGCTCACCGTCATCGACCACGAGGACGAGCACCAGTGGGCCCGCCGCAGCCAGGGCGAGCACGCCTGGATGGTCCGTGCCGACGACCGGGCCGTCTACCACGGCCACCACCGGGGCGTGACCGCCTACGCGCCCGACGGCGGCGGCGAGTTGTGGCACACGGCCACCAAGGGCAGCGTGCTGTTCGGCTGGCAGGAGGACGACGCCGTCTACGCGGGCACCGGACACCGGGTGGTCCAGCGGCTGTCGAAGGCGACGGGCACGATCGAGGCGACGTATGCCTGCGACAGCGCGGTGTACTCGTGCGCCACGTCCCCGGGCGGCCGGTTCGTCTTCGCGGGCGACTCCGCCTCCTCCGTCTACTGCTTCGACCACAACGGCACGCGCCTGTGGAAGCTCGGCACGGGCGGCGGCTCGGCGCTGTCGATGCAGTACCGCGACGAGCGGCTGTACCTGGTGACGACCGACGGCTCACTGGTCTGCGTCGACGCGAGCGAGGCGGCCATCTCGGCGGCCCAGCAGGGCACGGTGCCGGTGGCGCGGGACGTCAAACTCGCCGCCGCCCTGCCGACGTACGCCCCCGCCACCGCCGTCGCCGCGGTCACCACCGTCACCCAGGCCCCCGCCGGAGCGGTCGTCGTCCAGTGCGTCCAGGAGGGCGGCCGGATGCGGGTGCATGTGGTGTCCGAGGGCTACGACACCTCCTGGAACGTCCAGTTCCCGCGCGCGATACGCGAGCCGGGCGCCCGCTACGTCGTGGACGCCCTGCACCCGGCGGCCGGCGGCTTCTACCGCGTGCGAGGTGACATCCGCCGCCTGCTGTGA
- a CDS encoding TetR/AcrR family transcriptional regulator, whose translation MSTKPSRASSAPPVSLTERRKAATQLDIAQAAAELFAAQGPHATTAEEIARHAGVALRTFYRYFRSKQDAVSPLLAAGADRWRALLEAAEPGTGLSRALETAVEQSLAAPDENAAQALLRTRGLLRAAADDPALRAVWYRVNQESEERLVPVVARLADGRLEAMRVRLIAAAATDAIRIALETWADTDAGVTGEGSPAALAIDCLRQLVGGMGASAGE comes from the coding sequence GTGAGCACCAAGCCGTCCCGGGCGAGCAGCGCGCCGCCCGTCTCCCTGACCGAGCGCCGCAAGGCCGCCACCCAGCTCGACATCGCACAAGCGGCGGCCGAGCTCTTCGCCGCACAGGGCCCGCACGCGACGACGGCCGAGGAGATCGCCCGGCACGCCGGGGTCGCGCTGCGGACCTTCTACCGGTACTTCCGCTCCAAGCAGGACGCCGTGAGCCCGCTGCTCGCCGCCGGAGCCGACCGCTGGCGGGCCCTGCTGGAGGCGGCCGAGCCCGGTACCGGGCTGTCCCGGGCGCTGGAGACGGCCGTGGAACAGTCGCTCGCGGCACCGGACGAGAACGCGGCACAGGCGCTGCTGCGGACCCGTGGCCTGCTGCGGGCCGCCGCCGACGACCCCGCGCTGCGCGCGGTGTGGTACCGCGTCAACCAGGAGTCCGAGGAACGCCTCGTCCCGGTCGTCGCCCGCCTCGCCGACGGGCGTCTCGAAGCGATGCGGGTACGCCTGATCGCGGCGGCGGCCACGGACGCCATCCGCATCGCCCTGGAGACCTGGGCCGACACGGACGCCGGCGTCACGGGCGAGGGCTCCCCGGCCGCCCTGGCGATCGACTGCCTGCGCCAACTGGTCGGCGGCATGGGCGCGTCGGCAGGGGAGTAG
- a CDS encoding SDR family NAD(P)-dependent oxidoreductase: protein MNRYEGRRALITGGGSGIGQATVLRLLAEGGTVVAADVSERGLKDTADKAGAYADRLTTLVVDIADETSVREGVAAAVSALGGLDVLVNAAGILRSSHTHDTSLADFTRIVQVNLVGTFLVIREAVPALLAGRDAAVVNFSSTSAVFAHPYMAAYAASKGGIQAMTHALAAEYAQRGIRFTAVQPGSISSGMTDGSGASGQSTGPGLPADADMTLFAKLSPALGQGFAGPETVASVVAMLGSEDGRFITGTEVRVDGGTHF, encoded by the coding sequence ATGAACCGCTACGAAGGCCGCCGCGCGCTGATCACCGGGGGTGGCTCGGGCATCGGCCAGGCCACCGTGCTGCGCCTCCTCGCCGAGGGCGGCACCGTCGTGGCCGCCGACGTGAGCGAGCGGGGCCTGAAGGACACGGCGGACAAGGCGGGGGCGTACGCGGACCGCCTGACCACGCTCGTCGTGGACATCGCCGACGAGACCTCCGTGCGCGAGGGCGTCGCCGCCGCGGTCTCCGCGCTCGGCGGCCTGGACGTGCTGGTCAACGCGGCCGGGATCCTGCGCTCCTCGCACACCCACGACACGAGCCTCGCGGACTTCACCCGCATCGTGCAGGTCAACCTCGTCGGCACCTTCCTCGTCATCCGCGAGGCCGTACCGGCGCTGCTGGCGGGCCGGGACGCGGCGGTCGTCAACTTCAGCTCCACCTCGGCCGTCTTCGCGCACCCCTACATGGCGGCGTACGCGGCGAGCAAGGGCGGGATCCAGGCCATGACCCACGCCCTCGCCGCCGAGTACGCACAGCGGGGCATCCGCTTCACCGCCGTCCAGCCCGGCTCCATCTCCTCCGGGATGACCGACGGCAGCGGCGCCAGCGGGCAGAGCACCGGGCCCGGATTGCCCGCGGACGCCGACATGACCCTGTTCGCCAAGCTCTCCCCGGCGCTCGGCCAGGGGTTCGCCGGCCCGGAGACGGTGGCCTCCGTGGTCGCCATGCTCGGCTCGGAGGACGGCCGGTTCATCACCGGCACCGAGGTCCGCGTCGACGGCGGCACCCACTTCTGA
- a CDS encoding ABC-F family ATP-binding cassette domain-containing protein, with protein MITVRDVELRAGARLLLSGVSFTVSPGDRIGLVGRNGAGKTTLLTALAGQTRPAAGTITHTGPVGFLAQDSRAADPALTVTDRILSARGLGTALRELRAAERAMADAARPAALERAMSAYARADAAFQAGGGYAAEAEAARVAAGLGLPERVLAEPVGALSGGQKRRVELARILFGGADATLLLDEPTNHLDADSLAWLRAFLQAHQGGVVVISHDTTLLADVVNRVFHLDATWAAIDLHNTGWHAYTGRREAEERRRTRERASAERKAAALHAQADRMKARSATATMARSMARRADRMLAELEPARRTERTARIRLPEPAPCGRMPLGAISLAKSYGGHRVLDGVDLAVDRGSRLVVLGLNGAGKTTLLRLLAGTERPDAGRVVHGPGLRLGYFAQEHETLDADRTVLENLTAAAPHLDTGEARRVLGAFLFTGDDTGKPAGVLSGGERTRLALAGLVHSGANVLLLDEPTNHLDPASRDEVLAAVGSYPGAIVMVTHDEGALDALRPDRVLLLPDAAEDLWSEDYRDLVTLA; from the coding sequence ATGATCACCGTCCGTGATGTCGAGCTGCGCGCCGGCGCCCGCTTGCTGCTCTCCGGCGTCTCCTTCACCGTCTCTCCCGGCGACCGGATCGGCCTCGTCGGCCGCAACGGCGCGGGCAAGACCACTCTGCTGACCGCGCTCGCCGGACAGACCCGGCCCGCCGCCGGCACGATCACGCACACCGGGCCGGTCGGCTTCCTCGCCCAGGACTCCCGTGCCGCCGACCCCGCCCTGACGGTCACCGACCGCATCCTGTCCGCCCGCGGTCTCGGCACCGCGCTGCGCGAACTGCGCGCGGCCGAGCGGGCGATGGCCGACGCGGCCCGCCCCGCGGCCCTGGAGCGCGCCATGAGCGCCTACGCCCGCGCCGACGCCGCCTTCCAGGCGGGCGGCGGCTACGCGGCCGAGGCCGAGGCGGCCCGGGTGGCGGCCGGACTCGGGCTGCCCGAACGGGTGCTGGCCGAGCCGGTCGGCGCGCTGTCCGGCGGGCAGAAGCGGCGCGTGGAACTCGCCCGCATCCTGTTCGGCGGCGCCGACGCCACCCTGCTGCTGGACGAGCCGACCAATCACCTCGACGCCGACTCGCTCGCCTGGCTGCGTGCCTTTCTGCAAGCACACCAGGGCGGGGTGGTCGTCATCAGCCATGACACCACCCTGCTCGCCGATGTCGTCAACCGCGTCTTCCACCTGGACGCCACGTGGGCGGCGATCGACCTTCACAACACCGGCTGGCACGCGTACACCGGCCGGCGGGAGGCGGAGGAGCGGCGCCGTACCCGGGAGCGGGCGAGCGCCGAACGCAAGGCCGCCGCCCTGCACGCGCAGGCCGACCGGATGAAGGCCCGCTCCGCCACCGCCACCATGGCCCGGAGCATGGCCCGCCGTGCCGACCGGATGCTGGCCGAGTTGGAACCGGCCCGGCGTACCGAGCGGACCGCCCGGATCCGGCTGCCCGAACCCGCGCCCTGCGGGCGGATGCCGCTCGGCGCGATCAGCCTCGCCAAGTCCTACGGCGGCCACCGCGTCCTCGACGGAGTGGACCTGGCCGTGGACCGGGGCAGCCGGCTGGTCGTGCTCGGGCTCAACGGCGCGGGCAAGACCACCCTGCTGCGGCTGCTCGCCGGCACCGAACGGCCGGACGCCGGACGGGTGGTGCACGGACCCGGGCTGCGCCTCGGCTACTTCGCGCAGGAACACGAGACGCTCGACGCCGATCGCACGGTCCTGGAGAACCTGACCGCGGCCGCGCCGCACCTGGACACGGGCGAGGCACGACGCGTCCTGGGCGCCTTCCTGTTCACGGGCGACGACACCGGCAAACCCGCGGGCGTGCTGTCCGGCGGCGAGCGGACCCGGCTGGCGCTGGCCGGGCTGGTGCACTCCGGGGCGAACGTCCTGCTGCTGGACGAGCCGACCAACCACCTCGACCCGGCCTCCCGCGACGAGGTGCTGGCCGCCGTCGGCTCGTATCCCGGCGCGATCGTGATGGTCACGCACGACGAGGGAGCCCTCGACGCCCTGCGCCCGGACCGCGTCCTGCTCCTGCCGGACGCGGCCGAGGACCTGTGGAGCGAGGACTACCGCGACCTGGTCACCCTCGCCTGA
- a CDS encoding threo-3-hydroxy-L-aspartate ammonia-lyase has translation MAAVSPVTFDDVRAAAARLEGIAHRTPVLTSRTLNSLVGAEVFIKCENFQRVGAFKFRGAYNTAAQLSPEQRAKGIAAYSSGNHAQAVALAARELGTSAVILMPEDAPRSKRAATEGYGAEIVTYDRYTQDRTALGEALAEDRGLALIPPYDHPHVIAGQGTAALELLEETGPLDVLVVPVGGGGLIAGSATAAKALHPGIRMVGVEPEAGDDTRRSLESGTRVTLPVPRTIADGQALPTPGEITFAVNQRLVDDIALVSDAEIITAMRFAFERLKIVLEPSGATGLAALLTSRAEACPPHIAGRPPRIGVIASGGNIDTARFTELLGG, from the coding sequence ATGGCCGCCGTTTCGCCCGTCACCTTCGACGACGTCCGTGCCGCCGCAGCACGCCTCGAAGGCATCGCCCACCGCACCCCGGTCCTCACCTCGCGCACGCTGAACTCCCTTGTCGGCGCGGAGGTGTTCATCAAGTGCGAGAACTTCCAGCGGGTCGGCGCCTTCAAGTTCCGCGGCGCCTACAACACGGCCGCCCAGCTCTCCCCGGAGCAGCGGGCCAAGGGCATCGCCGCCTACTCCTCCGGCAACCACGCCCAGGCCGTCGCCCTCGCCGCCCGCGAACTCGGCACCAGCGCCGTCATCCTGATGCCCGAGGACGCCCCCCGCTCCAAGCGTGCGGCGACGGAAGGGTACGGCGCGGAGATCGTCACCTACGATCGCTACACCCAGGACCGCACCGCGCTCGGCGAGGCCCTGGCCGAGGACCGCGGGCTCGCTCTCATCCCGCCCTACGACCACCCCCATGTCATCGCCGGGCAAGGGACCGCGGCCCTCGAACTCCTGGAGGAGACAGGCCCGTTGGACGTCCTCGTCGTGCCCGTCGGGGGCGGCGGACTCATCGCCGGCAGCGCCACCGCCGCCAAGGCGCTGCACCCCGGCATCCGGATGGTCGGCGTGGAGCCCGAGGCCGGGGACGACACCAGGCGCTCGCTGGAGAGCGGCACCCGCGTCACCCTGCCCGTGCCCCGGACGATCGCCGACGGACAGGCCCTGCCCACGCCCGGCGAGATCACGTTCGCCGTCAACCAGCGCCTCGTCGACGACATCGCGCTGGTCAGCGACGCGGAGATCATCACCGCCATGCGGTTCGCCTTCGAACGCCTGAAGATCGTCCTCGAACCGAGCGGCGCCACGGGCCTGGCCGCGCTCCTGACGAGCCGCGCCGAGGCCTGCCCGCCCCACATCGCCGGCCGCCCGCCCCGCATCGGCGTCATCGCCTCCGGCGGCAACATCGACACCGCGCGGTTCACCGAGCTGTTGGGTGGCTGA
- a CDS encoding helix-turn-helix transcriptional regulator codes for MSEVETGSDEHLIQEAEKIAVALGRMFPGLCEVVLHDLRDPRHAIRVIENNLSGRQVGDSATELGLARIADPDYPSVIQNYPNSFPDGRPAKSTSIGIKNAAGEYVAALCLNLDISVLSPVTLALSNLVATDTAHGDRPLETLRDRTSRELRQAVETLSAQRGAPPRSLSREDKKTLVRQLYQDGYFDSRDAAQTIADLLGVSRATVYNYAK; via the coding sequence GTGAGCGAGGTGGAGACGGGCTCGGACGAGCACCTCATCCAGGAAGCCGAGAAGATCGCCGTCGCCCTGGGCCGGATGTTCCCGGGGCTGTGCGAGGTCGTGCTGCACGATCTGCGGGATCCACGGCACGCGATCCGGGTGATCGAGAATAACCTTTCGGGCCGTCAGGTCGGCGACTCCGCAACGGAGTTGGGGCTGGCAAGGATCGCCGACCCGGACTACCCCAGCGTCATCCAGAACTACCCCAACAGCTTCCCGGACGGCCGCCCCGCGAAGAGCACGTCCATCGGCATCAAGAACGCCGCGGGGGAGTACGTCGCGGCACTGTGCCTGAACCTCGACATCTCCGTTCTGTCACCCGTGACGCTCGCCCTGTCGAATCTCGTCGCCACCGACACCGCGCACGGTGACCGCCCGCTGGAGACCCTGCGCGACCGCACCTCCCGCGAACTCCGGCAGGCAGTGGAGACGCTTTCCGCGCAGCGTGGCGCCCCTCCCCGGTCACTGAGCCGGGAGGACAAGAAGACGCTCGTACGGCAGCTCTACCAGGACGGCTACTTCGACTCGCGTGACGCGGCGCAGACCATCGCGGATCTGCTCGGCGTCTCCCGGGCCACCGTCTACAACTACGCGAAATGA
- a CDS encoding aldo/keto reductase, translating into MEYVKLGTSGLEVSRLALGCMSYGVPDRGPHPWTLPEDASRPLIRQALDAGVTFFDTANSYSAGTSEEIVGKALGEMVRREDVVIATKVFFAVADGAARSERPNRSGLSRKAIMTEIDHSLRRLGTDYVDLYQIHRFDPHTPVEETMEALHDVVRAGKARYIGASSMYAWQFAKLQHTAELHGWTKFVSMQNHYNLLYREEEREMLPLCADQGVGVIPWSPLARGRLTRDWDESSARGETDAYGRTLYQSDDKRIVDAVAAIAERRGVPRAQVALAWVASRPGVTAPIVGATKPHHLQDALAALDLRLTDDEVGELEQPYMPRGISGH; encoded by the coding sequence ATGGAGTACGTCAAGCTCGGCACGAGCGGTCTGGAGGTCTCGCGTCTGGCGCTGGGCTGTATGAGCTACGGCGTCCCCGACCGGGGTCCGCACCCGTGGACCCTGCCCGAGGACGCGTCCCGCCCGCTCATCCGCCAGGCGCTGGACGCGGGGGTCACCTTCTTCGACACGGCCAACAGCTACTCCGCCGGCACCAGTGAGGAGATCGTCGGCAAGGCGCTCGGGGAGATGGTCCGGCGCGAGGACGTCGTGATCGCCACCAAGGTGTTCTTCGCGGTGGCGGACGGCGCGGCGCGCAGCGAGCGCCCCAACCGGTCGGGGCTGTCCCGCAAGGCGATCATGACCGAGATCGACCACAGTCTGCGCCGCCTCGGCACCGACTACGTCGACCTCTACCAGATCCACCGCTTCGACCCCCACACCCCGGTCGAGGAGACGATGGAGGCGCTGCACGACGTCGTCAGGGCGGGCAAGGCGCGCTACATCGGGGCCAGTTCGATGTACGCGTGGCAGTTCGCCAAACTGCAGCACACCGCCGAGCTGCACGGCTGGACGAAGTTCGTCAGCATGCAGAACCACTACAACCTCCTCTACCGCGAGGAGGAGCGCGAGATGCTGCCGCTCTGCGCCGACCAGGGCGTGGGTGTGATCCCGTGGAGCCCGCTCGCCCGTGGCCGGCTCACCCGCGACTGGGACGAGAGCAGCGCGCGCGGTGAGACGGACGCCTACGGCCGCACCCTCTACCAGTCCGACGACAAGCGCATCGTCGACGCGGTCGCGGCGATCGCCGAGCGCCGCGGTGTCCCGCGGGCCCAGGTGGCCCTCGCCTGGGTGGCCTCCCGCCCCGGTGTCACCGCCCCCATCGTCGGCGCCACCAAGCCGCACCACCTCCAGGACGCGCTCGCCGCGCTCGACCTCCGGCTCACCGACGACGAGGTCGGGGAACTGGAGCAGCCGTACATGCCCCGCGGTATCAGCGGCCACTGA
- a CDS encoding SDR family oxidoreductase, with protein sequence MTAIKDSVALVTGGSRGLGKALVDELYARGAAKVYATARDPRTVTHPDAVPLALEVTDPASVEAAAAQAQDVTLLVNNAGVSLGATSFLDADLDVVRREFEANFYGPLLVTRAFTPLIERNGGGHLLNVHSVLSWLGVAGSYSATKAALWSQTNSLRLELRSRGIAVTGLHVGYIDTDMTAAVDAPKSTPRAVAALALDGVESGAHEVLADDITRNVKAGLSGDLAALYPQLAG encoded by the coding sequence ATGACCGCGATCAAGGACTCGGTCGCCCTGGTCACCGGCGGCAGCCGCGGCCTGGGCAAGGCGCTGGTGGACGAGCTCTACGCACGCGGCGCCGCGAAGGTGTACGCCACGGCCCGGGACCCGCGCACCGTGACGCACCCGGACGCCGTGCCGCTCGCCCTGGAGGTCACCGACCCGGCATCCGTCGAGGCCGCGGCCGCGCAGGCGCAGGACGTCACCCTGCTGGTCAACAATGCCGGCGTCTCGCTCGGCGCCACCTCCTTCCTCGACGCCGACCTCGACGTCGTACGACGGGAGTTCGAGGCCAACTTCTACGGACCGCTGCTGGTCACCCGGGCCTTCACCCCGCTGATCGAGCGCAACGGCGGCGGTCACCTCCTCAACGTCCATTCCGTGCTCTCCTGGCTCGGGGTGGCCGGGTCCTACAGCGCCACCAAGGCCGCGCTGTGGTCCCAGACCAACTCCCTGCGGCTGGAGCTGCGTTCACGCGGCATCGCGGTCACCGGATTGCACGTCGGCTACATCGACACCGACATGACCGCGGCCGTCGACGCGCCGAAGTCGACCCCGCGGGCCGTCGCCGCCCTGGCCCTCGACGGCGTCGAGTCCGGCGCGCACGAGGTGCTGGCGGACGACATCACCCGGAACGTGAAGGCGGGGCTCTCCGGAGACCTGGCGGCGCTGTACCCGCAGCTCGCCGGGTAG
- a CDS encoding (4Fe-4S)-binding protein, translating to MSEQDTAGAPGSRRLSARLAAHPSVRAVLASRAAGAPAPRPPVIDADWLRALCLEAGADDAAAVSLDHPDLAGEREHVLAALPGTRSLVSLMVRMNRDNTRSPARSVANQEFHQTDEQVNAAARTVVRALEDAGHRALNPSAGFPQEMERFPGRIWVVAHKTVAVAAGLGVMGLHRNVIHPRFGNFVLLATVLVDAPVSAYGQPLDYSPCVDCRLCVAACPIGAIGKDGSFDALACTTHNYREFMSGFTDWAQTVADSTDAADFRARVTDPENASMWQSLAFKPSYKSGYCLAVCPAGEDVLGPYLDDRKAYLETVLRPLQEKRETLYVLPGSDAQRYAERRFPHKPTKEVSGGWRPPARRSPDSTDTR from the coding sequence ATGAGCGAGCAGGACACGGCCGGGGCCCCGGGAAGCCGGAGGCTGTCCGCCCGGCTCGCCGCCCATCCGTCCGTGCGGGCCGTCCTGGCCTCGCGCGCGGCCGGCGCACCGGCGCCGCGGCCGCCGGTGATCGACGCGGACTGGCTGCGCGCGCTGTGCCTGGAGGCCGGTGCGGACGACGCGGCGGCGGTGAGCCTGGACCACCCCGATCTCGCCGGGGAGCGGGAGCACGTCCTGGCCGCCCTGCCGGGGACTCGCTCGCTGGTCTCGCTCATGGTCCGCATGAATCGCGACAACACGCGCTCACCCGCGCGCAGCGTGGCCAACCAGGAGTTCCACCAGACCGACGAGCAGGTCAACGCCGCCGCCCGCACGGTGGTCCGGGCCCTGGAGGACGCCGGCCACCGGGCGCTCAACCCGTCGGCCGGCTTCCCCCAGGAGATGGAGCGCTTTCCCGGCCGTATCTGGGTCGTCGCCCACAAGACGGTCGCCGTGGCCGCGGGGCTGGGCGTGATGGGCCTGCACCGCAACGTCATCCACCCCCGGTTCGGGAACTTCGTCCTGCTCGCCACCGTGCTCGTGGACGCCCCGGTCAGCGCCTACGGGCAGCCGCTGGACTACAGCCCCTGCGTGGACTGCAGGCTGTGCGTCGCCGCATGCCCGATCGGTGCCATCGGCAAGGACGGCTCGTTCGACGCACTGGCCTGTACGACCCACAACTACCGGGAGTTCATGAGCGGGTTCACGGACTGGGCGCAGACCGTGGCCGACAGCACGGACGCCGCCGACTTCCGCGCCCGGGTCACCGATCCCGAGAACGCCTCCATGTGGCAGAGCCTCGCCTTCAAACCCAGCTACAAGTCCGGCTACTGCCTGGCCGTCTGCCCCGCCGGCGAGGACGTCCTGGGCCCGTACCTGGACGACCGCAAGGCCTATCTGGAGACCGTGCTGCGCCCCTTGCAGGAGAAGCGGGAGACTCTCTACGTACTGCCGGGCTCCGACGCACAGCGGTACGCCGAACGCCGTTTCCCGCACAAGCCGACGAAGGAGGTCTCCGGCGGCTGGCGGCCGCCTGCCCGCCGCAGCCCGGATTCGACCGACACGCGCTGA